The following are encoded together in the Methanobrevibacter millerae genome:
- the tnpA gene encoding IS200/IS605 family transposase, whose protein sequence is MVLRVEESNWEADHIHILFDAMPSTNLVRFINAYKTSSSRIIKRDYPGIKRFLWKCAFWKTGYFITTSGWSKYRNYTKIY, encoded by the coding sequence ATGGTGTTAAGGGTTGAGGAGTCTAATTGGGAAGCTGATCATATTCATATACTATTTGATGCTATGCCTAGTACTAATCTTGTTAGGTTTATTAATGCATATAAAACTTCTAGCAGCAGGATTATTAAAAGAGATTATCCTGGTATTAAAAGGTTTCTTTGGAAGTGTGCTTTTTGGAAAACAGGTTATTTTATCACTACGTCTGGTTGGAGCAAATATAGAAACTATACGAAAATATATTGA
- a CDS encoding DUF368 domain-containing protein, which produces MGSADIVPGVSGGTIALITGIYERLIYSISKINFKFIKPLVKLDLKGFWNELLDEIDFAFFIPLVLGIGIAMLTLAKVITYCMDVHTALTFSFFLGLIIASAYVLLKKIHKLGIKHIIFTVIGLVLAYIFVSLNPIAANHSLPVLFISGMIAICAMILPGISGSFLLLLLGQYEYMLTALHELHFTEIIVFIVGALIGILGFSKLLNYLLKNYEEFTMAFLIGVMLGTLKIPVVNIASNVAFTIPALLPCIIVAVIAFMIIIIMETQFNYIE; this is translated from the coding sequence ATGGGGTCTGCTGATATCGTTCCAGGTGTTAGCGGCGGAACTATTGCATTAATTACAGGCATTTATGAACGTCTGATTTATTCTATAAGTAAAATCAACTTCAAATTCATAAAGCCATTGGTCAAACTGGATTTAAAAGGATTTTGGAATGAATTATTGGATGAAATTGATTTCGCATTCTTCATTCCTCTGGTTTTGGGTATAGGAATAGCTATGCTTACTTTGGCCAAGGTAATTACCTATTGCATGGACGTCCACACGGCGCTTACATTTTCATTCTTTTTGGGCTTGATTATAGCATCCGCTTACGTATTGCTTAAGAAAATCCATAAACTGGGAATCAAGCACATCATTTTCACAGTAATCGGTTTGGTTTTGGCTTATATCTTTGTCAGCCTGAATCCTATAGCTGCTAATCATTCCCTTCCTGTCCTGTTCATATCAGGAATGATTGCAATATGCGCAATGATTCTTCCAGGAATTTCAGGATCATTTCTCTTATTGCTGCTTGGCCAATACGAATATATGCTTACTGCACTGCATGAGCTACATTTCACGGAAATAATTGTCTTTATCGTTGGTGCGCTTATAGGAATATTGGGTTTTTCAAAACTCCTGAATTACCTGCTTAAAAACTATGAGGAGTTTACCATGGCGTTTCTCATTGGTGTAATGCTTGGTACCTTAAAAATCCCGGTTGTCAATATCGCTTCAAATGTGGCATTCACTATTCCGGCTTTGCTTCCGTGCATTATCGTTGCAGTGATAGCATTTATGATAATCATTATAATGGAAACCCAGTTTAACTATATTGAATAG